From Neosynechococcus sphagnicola sy1, one genomic window encodes:
- the trmD gene encoding tRNA (guanosine(37)-N1)-methyltransferase TrmD, with translation MTPQGEPLKQELLKEFASNYEQLVIICGHYEGVDERVLHLVDREVSLGDFVLTCGEIPALALMNGVVRLLPGTVGKEASLKAESFEAGLLDYPQYTRPPVFQGWAVPEVLLSGNHGAIAQWRAEQQHHRTRDRRPDLWAAWLDDQQPGSNS, from the coding sequence ATGACACCCCAAGGGGAACCCCTAAAGCAAGAGCTGTTAAAGGAATTTGCCAGTAACTACGAGCAACTGGTGATTATCTGTGGTCACTACGAAGGCGTGGACGAGCGGGTGCTCCATCTAGTGGATCGGGAAGTTTCCCTGGGAGATTTTGTGCTCACCTGCGGTGAGATTCCAGCTCTGGCACTGATGAATGGCGTGGTGCGGCTGTTACCCGGCACAGTGGGGAAGGAAGCGTCTTTAAAAGCTGAAAGCTTTGAAGCTGGACTATTGGATTATCCCCAGTACACCCGACCCCCTGTGTTTCAGGGGTGGGCGGTGCCGGAGGTGCTCCTCTCAGGCAACCATGGGGCGATCGCCCAGTGGCGGGCTGAACAACAACACCACCGTACCCGCGATCGCCGACCGGATCTGTGGGCAGCATGGTTAGATGATCAACAACCCGGTTCCAACTCCTAA